The window CGACCGATGCGCGCTTCACCGGGCCCAACAAGGGCGACCAGCAGCAGAGGGCGTTCATGGAAGAGGCGACCGCGCGCGAGCCGCTGGCGTTCTACAGGGCGTCGGTGCGGGCGTTCGTCAGCCAGCTGGGGCTGTGGAACATCCAGACGGGGGCGATGAAGCCGGTAGCGCCGTCGGACGAGTACTACTCGCGGGCGCTGCGCGGGGAGCCGATCGCGGCGCCGACGAACTTCCCGAGCGACACGGTGGTGGCGGTGAACAACGCGCGTCTGAAGCCACGCAAGGATCGGCTGCTGTTCCTGGTGGCGGACAACCGGCGCGGGATCGACCACCTGGAGGACCAGCCGCTGACGCGCCTGTTCAACGAGTGGTTCTACACCTCGCGGGCCCTGCGCCCGTTCGCGGGGTGGCTGTTCCTGGTCGGCGTGGGGCTGGCGGTGTACCGGCGCGACGTATCGCTGGCGGCGGTGGGCGGGATCGTGCTGCTGTCGACGTTTGCCGCGGCGTTCGTGGTGGGGACGCCGACGGACCGCTTCGGGGTGCCGTTCATTCCGGTGATCTGGTGTGTGGCGTTGATCGCGTTGTCGCAGCTGCTGCGTCGCGGCGCGCGGCCATAGGACTCAGAGGAGCCGTATGACGCGTAGGAAGGGGAAAGCGGAGAGGGGGAGATTCGAACTCCCGATGAGGACGAGCCCCATACTGGTTTTCGAGACCAGCGCATTCAACCGCTCTGCCACCTCTCCGAGCGGAAAGTGATCGTTGGACCGCGGAGGGCGTGGGTCAACCCTTGGGGCGTGCGACCACGTGTGTTCACACGGGTTCAGGCCTGCGGGCGCTCGCTGAGCTTCCAGCGGAGCACGACCCGCGAGGACATGGGCGGGTGTGGGACGTGCAGGCGGATGCCGCGGAAGTCGGCGGGGTTCCACCGCATCCGGGCATAGACCCGCTCGGCGATCCGGTGCAACACCGGGGCGAGGGGCGTGGCGACCGCGGGCGGCGAGCCGGCCAGCTCGGAGGGCTTTTCGCTGAGCGGGAGCTGGTTGCGGATGGTCTGCTCGGTGACATCGTCGGGGCCGCCGTGGGGGAAGCCGTAGAGGAGCGCCTCGACGGTTTCGCCGATGGGGATTTCGCGGTGGTAGATGATGTCGAAGATCAGGTTCTCGGCTGGGAGCGTGATGGGCACGGCGAAGGAGCCGACGCTGTCGTCGGGGGTGCGGTACGCGGGCAGGCCGTGCATCACGTAGCCGTAGAAACAGTCGAAGACGGCGCGGTTGCCGACCTCGCCGGAGGGCAGGTAGAACTCGCGCCCGGCGGGGGTGTCCATATAGCTCAGCGGCGGCATGTTGGCGGAGCTGAACTCCTTGATGAGGAGGGGCTGGTCGCCGGGGCGCTTGGGCTCGAGCTCTTCGCGGCCACCGGAAAGCTCGCCGCCCCTGTCGTCGTGGGCCTGCGAGCGGAAGAGGCGCCACTCGACGTTGGGACGGAGGCGGCGGAAGCCGACGAGACCGGAGACGAAGGCGACGCTGTGCGTGTCGGCGCCGAGTGAAGACGGCGCGAGGAACGCGGCGGTGACGCGGGTGCGGGCCTGCACGCCCCAGACGGCGCTGTTGCCGCGGAAGGCGAGCTCGCGCCCCGTGTCGCCGGTGGACTCGCGCTCGAAGACGCCCATGCTCTCGAGGGTGAGCTCGAGGTGCTCACGGTCGCCGGCGTGGGATTCAACGACGGCGAGGAAGTGCTTCATGGCGGCGCGGACCTGCTCGACGGCGGGCTTGGGGGCGCCGGCGTTCTCGAAGGCCCCCACTGCGAGCTCCAGGCCCTGCTGGCCCGGGAGGTGGTTGAGGCTGGCGAAGGGGGAGGGGGCGTTGATGACCTTTGAGAGCTTCCAGGTCAGGTTGCGGTTGACGCCGTACTTGCGGGAGATGTCCTGGGGGGAGCCGGGGTCGGCGCCCATGGAGGCGTAGAGCTCGATGAGGGAGCGGCGGACGCCCTGGAGGGCGTTGCGGGTGTCTTCGACCAACTGAACGGGTTTTGCTAGGGAAACAACACTCATTGACCACCCACTCGTTCCGGTGCCACCCCGACTGGGAGCATCATACCACGGTTTCGGCGGTTCTAAACCGCAGGGTGACAACGGACGATGATATTTCCGAGATTTTCACTACAAACAATCTTGAAGACACGGCGACCCGGCTGTATTGTCCACCTCGCGGCGTTTTCCATTGGTTCCCCGGTCCTTCCACGGAGCAGCGTTATGAAGCGTTTCATCACGGTCGGAGCGGTTGTCGCGATGGTGGCGGGTCAGGCGCTGGCACAGCCGGTGATCACCTCGCTGGGCAGCGGCACGCCCAACTCGCTGGGCCAGAACGGGAGCACGCTGTACGTGGGCGGCTCGGGCCTGGGCGGGGGCGGGGCGTCGAGGTGGACGCTGAGCGGCGGATCGCTGAGCGGCGCTTCGGCGACGGGGACGAGTGGCGGCGGGTTCATCTCTGCGGATGGCGCGTTCAGCACGGCGGTGGTGCTGAACAACACCGCTCGCGTGTTCGGCAATACGGCGACGGGTGTGACGCCCACGTTCAGCACCACCCCGACACTGGTTGCGTCCACGACGGACCCGGCGAGCACGGAGTTTGGTGCGGGGCGGTGGAGCTTCGGTGGGGGGTCTCTGCAGCGGCTGGGCGGGCTTCCGATTGTCCCCGAGTTGATGGTGTACGGCTCGGGATCGAGCGGCAGCAGCACGGGTTCGTTCATGACGCCGCACTTCATCTCGAGCACGGGACGGTTCGTGGTCGGGCAGGCGTACATCTCGAGCTACAGCAACTCCAGCGGGAACACGATCTCGGCGTCGACCTTCAACTGGCGGCCGTTTGTGTGGGACGCGCAGGGCGCGGGCGGGGCGGGGTCGTTCACGGTGCTGCCGACACCGATGCGGACCTCGAGCAACACATGGCGGCGGCGCACGGGCACGGCGTACGCGGTGAGCTCGGATGGAACCGTGATCGTGGGTGCGCAGGAGCACAATGTGTCGGCGGCGGGCGCGGTCGATCCGGATGGCGGGCGGCTGGTGGTGTGGCGGTGGGATGGCAGCGCGTACACGATGTCGTACCTGCCCAACGGGGTTGACGCGGGCGGGTTCCCGATCACGTACAGCACGACTGCCGGAACGGTGCTGATGAACAGCGCGGGCACGATCATCGTCGCCAGAGCGGCGGACGCGTCGGGGATGTACCTGGGCCGATGGACGTGGAACAGCGCGACCTCGAGCTGGAGCAGCCCTGAGAACCTGGGGTCGAACCTGACGACGCCGGCGAGCTGGTTGCCCGGGAGCGTCACCTCGTGCGCGATTCCCCCGAACCTGACGCCCACGGGCATGAGCGAGGACGGCCAGACCATTGTCGGGACGGCGGTGTACAGCACGTGCGGCAGCTTTATGTCGGGCGGGTTCATCAAGGTGTTCGACGGGCCAATCCAGGACTGGTACGACTACCTCGTTGCGGCGAGCACCCCGGGGATCACGGAGAACTATGGGCCGATCGGTGACAACGGCGACCCGGCACGCGGCCTGCCGCGGCTGGGCTACCCGACGGCGATCTCGCAGGACGGGAACGCGGTGGCGGGGTTGCAGGGCGGGACGCTGCGGATCCCGGGGGCGACGCCGTGGCTGGTGCAGATGACCGGCGGGACGGCGTGCGTGGCGCCGACGATCACGCAGCAGCCCTCGAACGCGAGCTTCTCACGGTGCTCGGTGGGGAGCACGCTGAACTTCGTGAGCCTGTCGGCGTTCGCGTCGGGCACGGCGCCCTTCACGTACCAGTGGTTCAAGGACGGCGTGGCGATCAATGACGGGACGACGGCGTCGGGCTCCAGCGTGACCGGGGCGACGACGTTCCAGATGAGGATCAATAAGCCGATGCCGGCGGATGCGGGCGCGTACACGTGCGTGATCACGGGCTGCAACGGGCAGACAGCGACCACCGTGGCGGCGACGGTGGCTCCGGACGCGGCGATGCCGACGCCCGCGAACGACACCTGCCAGACGGCGCAGGACATCGGGGAGGGCACGGCCAACTTCAACGTGTGCGGGGCGTACGTGGATGACGGGTTCGCGGCGTGCAGCAACCAGGAGGCCGCGGACGTGTGGTTCCGGTACACGCCGACGTTCACGGGGCCGGCGCGGTTCCAGACGTGCGGCTCGACGTTCGACACGACGGTGCAGGTGTACTCGGACTGCAACGGCAGCCTGCTGGCGTGCAACAACGACGTTGGGCAGCGGGGGCTGGTGGGCGTGAGCTGCAACTCAAATCGCAGCGTGGTGGATCACAGCGTGACGGCGGGGCAAGCGGTGCTGGTGCGGGTGGGCGCGCTGGGAACGCCCTTCACGAACTCGGGCACGAGCGGGGCGCTCACGATCGGCGCGGCGCCGGTGGCGCCGCCGAATGATCAGTGCGAGGGTGCGCTGCCGATCGCGATGGGGACGCACAGCACGCCGAGCGCGTACTTCAACCTGGGCGAGGCGACGGAGGACATGCAGATCGGCGTGGACGTGTGCGGCGGGGGCAGCGCGAGCACCTCGACGCGCGACGTGTACTTCCGGTTGAGCGCGGGGTGCGGCGGGACGTACACGATCGATACGTGCGGCTCGACCATGACCAACCCCATGCTGCACGTGTTCAGCGGGTGCTCCGGCATCCTGCTGGCGTGCCACGACAACGTGGGCTCGGGCGTTTCGGGCTGCACCAGCAACCAGGCCCGGATCGCGGACCTCGTGGTGGGCGGGGATGTGATCATCCGCGTGTCGAGCAGCGGGGCGTCGGCTCCGAACAGCGGCGCGTTCCAGCTGAACATCACGGGGACGCCGACGGCGTGCTGCGGGCCGCAGGACTTCAACGGCGACGGCGACAGCGGGACGGACCAGGACATCGAGGCGTTCTTCGCGTGCCTGGGCGGAACGTGCTGCCAGGCGTGCTGGCCGGCGGGCGCCGACTTCAACGGCGACGGTGACACCGGGACCGACCAGGACATCGAGGCGTTCTTCCGCGTGCTTGGCGGCGGGACCTGCTGAACCACAACACCTCTACTGAACACAACCAATCCCCCTGAGCCCGGGTCGTCCGCTTCACGGCGGATGGCCCGGCTCTCATTTTTGGGAGCCTCTTGTTTGGTTTGGGCGATCAGGCGCGTAGTCGGGATCAGGCGCGGAGCGTCTGCGCGACGACGCGGAGGATCTCTTCGGGCTCGGTCATGCGGCCTTCGCCGACGGTGCGGCAGGCCTGCCAGCCGGTGCCGGGGCCGATGGTCTTGAAGCCGTCGGCGAGGAGGGTGGCGAGGTTGCGCTGGGTGGAGGGCTGGCCCCACATGGCGGCGTTCATGGCGGGGGCGAGGAGGACAGGGGTCTTGGCGCGGTCGACTGCGGAGATGATGAGGGTGACGACGTCGTCGGTGAGGCCGTGGGCGAGGCGGGCCATGCAGTCCATGGTGCAGGGGGCGACGAGGACGAGGTCGGCGTCGCGGGCGAGGGAGACGTGCTGGGGGTCCTTGCTCTCGATGTGGTCCCAGGCGCTGGTGTAGACGGGGTTGGCGGAGAGGGCCTGGAAGGTGAGGGGGGTGACGAAGCGGGTGGCGCTCTCTGTCATGGCGACGTGCACGTTGGCGCCGGCCTGGGCGAGGCGGCTGACGATGGTGCAGGTCTTGTAGGCGGCGATGCCGCCGGTGAGGCAGACGAGGATGCGCTTGCCGCGGGCGGGCTCGAGCAGGCGCATGTCAAAGGCCCCGGGCTGCGGTGCTCCGGGGGTGGGTGCGGCGTCGGTCATGGGTCACTGTTTGCTGAGCACCGAGATGAGGACATCTCGGTGGCACGCCGATCAGGTGTTGCTGGTGTGGTCCAGCTGGGCGGCGTCGAAGTCGAGGGTGATCTTGTCCTGCAGGATCTCCTCGATGGCGAGCTCCAGGTCGCTGCGGCCGTCGCGGGGGACGAGCGGGCGGGCGCCCTCCATGAGCTGGACCAGGCGGCGCTGGATCAGCGAGCAGAGCTTGAAGCGGCCCCCGACCTTGTTGACGATCTCGTCGCTCTTGAGTGCCTCAATCATGATCTGGGCCAAACTCCTCACCGGCCCGCCCCCCCTGGAAAGGGGCGACGAGCCCGGCACTTGTGCGGCCGTGATGCTATTCTCATCAGACCCGCGGGACAATCCTGACGTTCTCTGCTCTGTGCGGGCATCTTAGACCGGGCCAGACCCCTCCCATGTCCTTCTCCAAAGGCGATCGTGTCGTGCATGCCGGCAGGCCCGAGTGGGGCGCCGGGGCGGTGCTGTCGGCGGAGAGCTACCTGCATGAGGGCAAGCCTGCCCAGCGGCTGAGCATCCGGTTCGACCGGGCGGGTACGAAGTCGATCTCGACGGCGTTTGCGGATCTGCGGCCGGCCTCGGACATGCCCCGGCTGCTGGAATCACCGGAGGAAGAGCCGGACCCGATCGCGCAGGCGGCCCTGAACGCGAATGTCGAGGAGCTGATGACGCGCCTGCCGGACCGGGCGACGGACCCGTTCTCCAGTCTGCGGTCGCGGCTGACGGCGACGCTGGACCTGTACCGGTTTACGGAGTCTGGGGGGGCGCTGCTGGACTGGGCGGCGATTCAGACGGGGCTGAAGGATCCGCTGTCGCGGTTCAACCGGCACGAGCTGGAGCAGTGGTTCGTCAAGTTCAAGATTGAACTGGACAACCACCTCAGGAAGCTGCTGCGGGATGTGCGGAAGCAGGAGCCCGCGACGATCGATGCGGTGCTGGCGACGACGAACCCCGCGGGGAAGGCGGCGGTGCGGCGGGTGGAGATGCGGTAGGCGCGGGGCGCTTCCATTCCCCATTCAAACCCGGGCGGGTCTGTCCCGGCGAATCCGGCGGTTCCGTCTGTGACGGGCGGCGGCTGCTGTTCCCCGGCTTCAAGTTCTTCAAGGGCTGGCTTCCCGCTCAAGTGCGGGCATGTTCATCCACGTCAGCCGACCACAACACAAGACTTGAAAAGGAGAGAGGGATGAACGAGCAGGACTTCCAGCAGAAGCTTGGCGACCTCATCAGCCAGATCAGCAACCTGCCCGAGTCTGAGCGGGGCCCGATCGAGCAGCTAGCCGCGGAAACCCGCACCCGCCATGATCAGATGAAGAAGACGGTGGCCGACCTGCAGGAGTCGCTGGATTACCTGCGACTGAGCATCAAGTACCTGGTGTTCGATCTGGAAGCGACGCGGCGGGAGAACGAGTTTCTCCGCAAGCTGATCGACACCCAGACCGGCGGGGGCGGCGAGGAGCACGAGGCCGAGTAAGGCCGGGAAGAGACCGAGAGACTGAACCTTCCAGCGAGATTCACACACTCGCAGACACGCACCAGAGAACCGGGGCTTTGCGGCCCCGGTTTTCTGTTGGGGACGCCCGGGGGGTGGGTACGGGGCTATATTTCCGCCCAACGACTGATCGCCGGAGAGGTGGCCGAGAGGCTGAAGGCGACGGTTTGCTAAACCGTTATACGGACCAAAATCCGTATCGGGGGTTCGAATCCCCCCCTCTCCGCTTTTTTCCGCTTTGGGCGACCCGGGCTAAGGCTGCCCGGACATGAGTCGCTCTTCAGAGGCGATGCCTTCGCTGAGGGCGCTCGAGAGCAAGCGGATGATCCTCATCTTGGGGTCGGACTGGGGCATGCGGGGCACAAGCCGCGAAGATCGCCACGTACCAAAGTGGATCGGGGCCGAACTCCTCGTCTGGGCAAACAGGAAATTCAAAGCTCCGAGCACGCGGTCGCTCATTCTCCAGAGCGAAGCTCGCACGTCGTCGTCAACCGCGGGCAGCGCCTCCAGGAGCACCCTCGCGGTGGGATCGCCCCGTATTTCGAAGACGCAGTGTTTCGCGGCGTTCGACTTCTTGACCGCCTCTCCTCCGTAAAGAGTCGCGAAGAACACACAGGTCATGTCGATCGAGACGAACCCGAAGAACTTGGACTTCTCGATCTGGTGAGACGCGTCGCTGTAGGCGCGATCGAGCTTCTGCGGCACCTGCACACGTTTGCAGGCAACCACGAATGTCATTCCACCGAAGCGACACTTCAAGTCCGGCTCAGCGGGGCGGACGTCAATACCCGCATGATGGAGAGATGCCGCGGTGACCAACTCGAACTGCGCGTTCCGAGCATCGCTCGTTGCCGGTGTTTCATCGATGAGTTCAAGTGCTCCCGAGTACATCCTCTTGAAGGTGGGCCACCACCCCCGAGGATTTGACCGTAGCAGTGGAATGATGGGGGCGAGCTGACGGATGTCATTGATGCACGCGTGGCCCGTCAGTACATCGGGTTCATGGTCGGCCTTGGCATTGCGAAGGATGTCAGGCTATCGCGATGCCACCTTGACAACCTGAAGCAGCCGACAACCAGGCGGAATCGAGTAACCGACCTCTTCAAGGCCCGTGTTGAATGCGCGAGCAAGAGCACGGTACTGGAACGGGTCAATCCAGTTGATCCCCACGATCCACCTCTCAAGACAAGAGCTTCAACTCGAACCAGAGGGTGTCGTCCATGGGGTCGTCGTTGTAGCGCTCGCACTCCGTGAAGCCCAGGGAGCGGTAGAGGGTGATGGCGGGGTGCATGTCGCTGGAGGTGTCGAGCTTCATGGTGGTGTAGCCGGCGGCGCGGGCTTCGGTGAGGAGCAGGTCGCAGAGGCTGCGGGCGAGGCCGGCGCGGCGGTGCTGCGGGCGGACATAGAGGCGCTTCATCTCGCAGGTGTTGGCGGCGTTCACCTGTTGCGAGATGTCGCGGAGGGCGATGCAGCCGGCGGGCTGGTTGGCGTCGTCGTAGGCGATGAAGAGGCGGCCGGCGGGCCTCGCGTAGCGGCCGGGGAGGGTGGCGAGTTCGTGCTCGAAGCCCTGGAAGCAGAGGGAGAAGGGGAGGCTGGCGGCGTACTCGCGGAAGAGGAGCGCGGCGTCGGCGAGCGCGGGGCCGGACTCGGCTTCCACGATCCTCATCGGGCGCCGGCTCCGGCGGTCTCGGGCTTGGGTGCTTCCTTGTCGGCCTTCTTCGCGGGGGCCGCGGCTTCGGCCTTGTCCTCGTCCGCGTCGTCCTTCTTCGGCTCGGGCTGGGGGAGGGAGGCGCGCCACTCCTGGTCGAGCTGTGCGAAGGGACGGCCGAGGACTTCGCGGGTGGCTTCGTCGAGGGTCTTGCCGTTGGCCATGGAGGTGAGCCACGCGACGCGCTTGTCGCGGCCCCAGCGGTCGCTGATGTAGCCGAGCATGTGGTGGCCCTGCTGGTAGACGTACATCTGGTACTGGGGCTTCACGGTTTCGAAGTCGGCGAGCTCATCCCAGGGGGCGAGCTTGCCGGCCTTGGCCTGGCGCTCGATGAACTGGCCGCCCTTGCCCGAGTACTTCTCGGCGGCGAGGTCGGCGACGCCCTCGAGGATCCACCACGGCATGTTGTTGGCCTTGGGGCCGAGCTCGAAGGTGGCGCAGTGGCCGTACTCGTGGGCGATGACGTTGCGGAGGCCGCCGGAGCGGCTGCCGGGGCGGACCAGGAGCTTGATGGGCTCGTTGGGCTCGTTCCAGCCGCCCAGGCCGTTCTCGTACGAGAGGCAGATGGAGAGCTGGAGGTGCTTCATGGAGGCGTAGAGCTTGATCTTCTGGGTGCGGTTGGGGAGGTCCTTGCCGCGCATGTTGAAGCCGGTCTCGACGTGCTCGCGGACAAGAGCGAAGCCCTTGAGGGCTTCTTCGCCGGACTGGTCGAGGCCGTCGTCGTACATGACGACGGCGCCGGGGGCGACCTTGCGCTGCCAGACCTCACCGGCGTAGAGCCAGACGGGCTTGCCGTCGCGGTCCTCGCGGATGAAGCGGGCGTCGAAGGAGACGGTGCGCTGGTTCTTGTCCGCGGCCATCTTCCAGGTCCAGGTGAGCTTGGCTTCGGCGACGTCGCCACGGAGGGTGAGGTCGCTGAAGGTGAGCTCGATCTCGTGGGCGGGCTTCTTGGAGGCGTCGTTGGCGAAGTACTTCTGCTCGTAGACGAACTCGCGGTCGCCCTCGTAGATGTTCTTCATGTAGGCCGCGGCGTCGCCCTTGAGGCAGGCCTGCTCCATGGCGGCGAGGGTGGCGTCGATACCTTCCTCGGCGGCGGCGATCTCGTCGTCGGTGGGGTCGGGGTGGGGCAGGGTGCCGCGCCACTCGCGGTCGAGGTCGGCGAAGCAGAGGCCCATGACGTCGATGGTGGCCTGGTCGAGTGACTTGCCCGCGCCCATGGCCTTGAGCCAGCGGGTGCGGCCTTCGCGCCCCCACTTCTCGCTGATGTAGCCGAGCATGTGGTGGCCCTGGGTGTAGGCCATGCGCTTCACGGGCTGCGCGGCATTGTCGTAGCTGGCGATCTCGTCCCACTTGACGAGGGTGCCGTTGGCGGCCATGCGGCGGATCTGACGCTCGAGGGCTTCGCGCTTGCGGGGGATGAGGTCCTCGGCGGCGAGCTCGGCGACGCCCTCGCTGACCCACCAGGGAGCGTGCTTCATGCCGGGGCCGTACTCCCAGGTGGCGACGTGCCCGTACTCGTGGCCGTAGGCGGCGGTCCAGCCCTTCACGTCGCGGGCGTAGTTGTGCATGAACTTGATGGACTCGCCGGGCTCGTTCCAGCCCATGAGGATGGGGTCGGGCTGGTTGAGGTAGACGGTGGCCTTGAGGTGGTCCATGCTCGTGAAGAGTTTTATCTGCTGGAAGCCGGGGTTCACGTTGAAGCCCTGGTTCACGTGCTCACGGGCGGGGGGGAAGGCTTCAAGGGAGAGGCGGGCGGCGTGCTCGTCGCCCTTCCAGTAGAGGACGCGGAAGTTGTCACCCTTGAGCTCCTGCCAGTCTTCGCCGGCGTAGAGGAGCTTGCCGTTCTTCTTGGTGAAGCGGGCGGGCCAGGAGGCCTGCGTGCCCTTGGTGGCCGCGCCGACGTTGCTGGTGTAGTTGATGACGAGGTCGGCGGTGAGGGCGTCATCGGTGACCGTGGGGCCGCCCTTGGTGGAGAAGCGCACGTCCTTGACGCCGTTCTTGACGAGGTCGTCGCACCAGGCGGACTGCTCCTGCTTGAAGAACGGGTCGGAAAGGTCAAGGCAGGCGAGGAAGCCTTCCTTGTCGGCCTTCTGGGCCGCGGCGGTCATGCGCTCCAGGAGCTTGTTCAGCGCCCCGGCGTCTCCCTGGGCCAGGCAGGTCGCGGCTGTGAGGAGGAGGGCGAGGAGGAAGGCGGTGCGGGGGAGGGCGGTGCGCATGGAGGGATGGTAGAGGAAATGGGACCTATGGGACAGATGAGACTGAGGGGTCGGATGGGACAGGCGGAGGAAGAGGGATGGGGGAGGCGCGCGAGCGGGGTTGGTGGTAAGGTTCCCGCCTATGGCGCTTCAGCACCTTACCGACGAGCAGGTTCGTACGTGGTCACTCGAGCAGAAGGACCGCTGGTGGCTGGCAAACGTGTACCGCGGGGACATGCCGCAGCTGACGTTCCGCTCGGCCCTCACGGGGTTCATCCTGGGCGGGCTGCTCTCGGCGACGAACCTGTACGTGGGCGCAAAGACGGGGTGGACGCTGGGCGTGGGGCTCACGAGCGTCATCCTCGCGTTCGCGATGTTCAAGATCCTGAGCCGGATGGGGGCACGGGACTTCACCATCCTTGAGAACAACGCGATGCAGAGCATCGCGACCAGCGCGGGGTACATGACCAGCCCGCTGGTCGCGGGGTTCGCGGCCTACATGTGGATCGAGAACCGCATCGTTGACGGATGGCACATCTTCTGGTTCATGGTGGTGCTGAGCGTGCTGGGCGTGCTGGTTGCGTTCCCGCTCAAGCGGCGGTTCATCAATGACGAGCAGCAGCCATTCCCCGAGGGGCGTGCGTGCGGCGTGGTGCTCGACACGCTGTACACGTCGGATGCCCGGTCGGGGCTGTTTCAAGCGAAGGTGCTGGCGATGGCGGCGGGTTTCGCGGGGCTGATCTCGTTCATTGCGGGCGAGGCGTACCTCAAGGCGATCCATGGGCTCATCCTGATGCTGCGCACCGGGCAGTCTTGGGCCGACACGCTGGCCGCGAACAAGGACAAGCTCAACGCGACGTGGCACCTCCCCCACTCGCTGGACGGGTGGTACTACTCGCTGGCGGCGAAGATGGGGTGGCCGACGCCGAAGCTGGCGGGGGTGGAACTGCGGCAGCTGGGGGTGAGCCCGGCGCTGGACCTGGCGATGGTGGGCGCGGGCGGGCTGATGGGGGCGCGGCCAGCGCTGAACATGCTGCTAGGGATG of the Phycisphaerales bacterium genome contains:
- a CDS encoding flavoprotein, coding for MTDAAPTPGAPQPGAFDMRLLEPARGKRILVCLTGGIAAYKTCTIVSRLAQAGANVHVAMTESATRFVTPLTFQALSANPVYTSAWDHIESKDPQHVSLARDADLVLVAPCTMDCMARLAHGLTDDVVTLIISAVDRAKTPVLLAPAMNAAMWGQPSTQRNLATLLADGFKTIGPGTGWQACRTVGEGRMTEPEEILRVVAQTLRA
- a CDS encoding DNA-directed RNA polymerase subunit omega; translation: MIEALKSDEIVNKVGGRFKLCSLIQRRLVQLMEGARPLVPRDGRSDLELAIEEILQDKITLDFDAAQLDHTSNT
- a CDS encoding immunoglobulin domain-containing protein, whose amino-acid sequence is MKRFITVGAVVAMVAGQALAQPVITSLGSGTPNSLGQNGSTLYVGGSGLGGGGASRWTLSGGSLSGASATGTSGGGFISADGAFSTAVVLNNTARVFGNTATGVTPTFSTTPTLVASTTDPASTEFGAGRWSFGGGSLQRLGGLPIVPELMVYGSGSSGSSTGSFMTPHFISSTGRFVVGQAYISSYSNSSGNTISASTFNWRPFVWDAQGAGGAGSFTVLPTPMRTSSNTWRRRTGTAYAVSSDGTVIVGAQEHNVSAAGAVDPDGGRLVVWRWDGSAYTMSYLPNGVDAGGFPITYSTTAGTVLMNSAGTIIVARAADASGMYLGRWTWNSATSSWSSPENLGSNLTTPASWLPGSVTSCAIPPNLTPTGMSEDGQTIVGTAVYSTCGSFMSGGFIKVFDGPIQDWYDYLVAASTPGITENYGPIGDNGDPARGLPRLGYPTAISQDGNAVAGLQGGTLRIPGATPWLVQMTGGTACVAPTITQQPSNASFSRCSVGSTLNFVSLSAFASGTAPFTYQWFKDGVAINDGTTASGSSVTGATTFQMRINKPMPADAGAYTCVITGCNGQTATTVAATVAPDAAMPTPANDTCQTAQDIGEGTANFNVCGAYVDDGFAACSNQEAADVWFRYTPTFTGPARFQTCGSTFDTTVQVYSDCNGSLLACNNDVGQRGLVGVSCNSNRSVVDHSVTAGQAVLVRVGALGTPFTNSGTSGALTIGAAPVAPPNDQCEGALPIAMGTHSTPSAYFNLGEATEDMQIGVDVCGGGSASTSTRDVYFRLSAGCGGTYTIDTCGSTMTNPMLHVFSGCSGILLACHDNVGSGVSGCTSNQARIADLVVGGDVIIRVSSSGASAPNSGAFQLNITGTPTACCGPQDFNGDGDSGTDQDIEAFFACLGGTCCQACWPAGADFNGDGDTGTDQDIEAFFRVLGGGTC
- a CDS encoding DUF3553 domain-containing protein — encoded protein: MSFSKGDRVVHAGRPEWGAGAVLSAESYLHEGKPAQRLSIRFDRAGTKSISTAFADLRPASDMPRLLESPEEEPDPIAQAALNANVEELMTRLPDRATDPFSSLRSRLTATLDLYRFTESGGALLDWAAIQTGLKDPLSRFNRHELEQWFVKFKIELDNHLRKLLRDVRKQEPATIDAVLATTNPAGKAAVRRVEMR
- a CDS encoding GNAT family N-acetyltransferase translates to MRIVEAESGPALADAALLFREYAASLPFSLCFQGFEHELATLPGRYARPAGRLFIAYDDANQPAGCIALRDISQQVNAANTCEMKRLYVRPQHRRAGLARSLCDLLLTEARAAGYTTMKLDTSSDMHPAITLYRSLGFTECERYNDDPMDDTLWFELKLLS